The Planctomycetota bacterium genomic sequence CAGGACAACGTCCACTTCATCGAGCAGATGCACGCGTTCGTCAACGACCCGGCGAACCGCGTGGCGTTTCACTGTTATTTCGACGTGAACGATTCCGAAGGTGGCAACCACCAGCTGTCGCCGGGCCCGGCCAAGTCCGAAAAGCGCGAAGGGACCGAGTTCCCGAAATCATCCGCGCGGTTCAAGGAGTTGTTTGGGAAGTAAGCGTGACGAGTGGCCCTCGCGCGTTGGCTCTGTCTTGTCAGTGGTCAATAGTCCGTTGGAATGTCTTTAACAACGGACAAACAGCGGGGTAGCCTGGACAACTTGTTGTCCGGGTCGCGCGAGCGACGGGAGGACGCAGTGCGGGTTTCGATGCTCGCTTTACGCCGTAGCACGATCCCTCTTGTTGCTGCGCAACCCCGACAAGCGAGTTGTCGGGGCTACCCGATATTTTGCTTTCGCACGGCGTAGCCGTTAGCACCAAAGGTGCGGCCCCATACCAGCGCGGGACAACGCCCCACGTTTTCGGGCGCCAAATTGTTTGAAGGGCTGAAGGCCCGCCCCATCTCCGTTCCGTGTCACCGCGAGGATGGGTCGGGCTTTCAGCCCTTGATCCCTATTCAATCGCGACGATCTGGGGCGTTGCCCCAGGCTGGTATGTGCCGGGCCTTTGGCCCTCAATTCGTCAGTGATTAGTTGTCCGTTGCCAGTTGCACTCCACTGGAATGCCTTTATCAACGGACCACGGACCACTAACAACGGACAATATGCCGCCGCTAGCAGCGGCATTTCCCGCAAACTTCGCGTAACTTTACATGCGACGCGGCAAACTGCGTAGCCTGTGAGGAAAAGGCGCAAAAGCATCAAAAGCCGGTTGTGACGCGCCGATAAGGTCTGCTGAGCGACTCGGTTCTGACGCCGGCGAAGAGTCTATCTTCCATGCCGGCTTTGCCACCGGGTTGCTCGCCGGCGACGCTCGCACGTCGCCAATGCCGATCGGTCGCACCGCGCGAGCTGTCGGCCGCAGCCCATCAACATTTCAAGCCCCAGTCGTCTGGTCGATCGAAAGGGAGTTCGAGACCCATGGTGCAACTCATCCATCCTCGCATGGTTCGCTGGGTAGGAACCGTGGCAGTGGCTTTGGCTGGCACGATGAGCCAAGCGCCGCGACTGGCGGCGGCTGAACCCAAGGTCGAAGCGTCCACGCCGGCCGCCGCGCCGGGCTTGTTGCCGGTGGCCGAGCCGCAAACCCTGCAGGCTCAGCCCGGCGACGTCGAAGTCGTCCAGGAGCGCTATCCCAACCGCAAGATCAAGGTCGAGCGTCAGGTCATTCGCGACGCCTCGGGCGACATCGTCAATCACGGTCAATGGACCATGTGGAGCGAGACCGGCCGGCTGATGGTGCGCGGCGAATGCCGCAACGGCGCTCGGCATGGCACCTGGGTCCGACACTTCGACGCCGGCGAAGCTTCGTGCTTGAACAACACCTGGGGCAAGCTGTTCAAGGCCCCATTCCTGGCCACCGGCACGTTCGTCGATGGCAAGCTGACCGGCGTGTGGGCGATTGTCGACGCCGACGAGCGCCCGGTGGCGCGTTGGGAATATGAACAAGGCCTGCGCCACGGCAAGAGCGTCTGGTACTTCCCCGATGGAAACGCCTGGCGCGAAGTCGAATACCGCGACGGCGAAATCGACGGCCGCCTGATTGAGTATTCCTCCGACAAGAAGGTCGTGGCCGACGAGACCTACTCGGCTGGCCGCCGCCGCGGCATCAAGGTCGAATGGTTCTCGCCGGGTGTCAAGAAGACCCAGGCCGAGTTCCTGTTCGCGCTCGATCGAACCGAGACTCGCGAAGATTGGCTGGCCGGTGCGAGCGAGACCAAGGTCATCGGCAAGGACGGCCACGACGAGCGAGACGGCACCTACACCGTCTGGTATCGCAACGGCCAGAAGGCGATGGAAGGAACCTTCCGCAACGACGAGCCGAACGGCAAGTTCTCGTGGTGGCACCCGAGCGGCCAGCGGGCCATCGAGGGGCACTACACCGCCGGCCAACAGAGCGATCGTTGGCAATGGTGGTACGACAGCGGCCGCAAGCAGATCGTCGGTCAATACACCAAGGGGGAACAGATCGGCGAATGGAGTTGGTACAACACCGACGGGCAAGCGACCCAATCGATCGTCTATAACATTGGCGCTGGCGCGCCGGCCGTGCAAGAAGACTTCGACAGCCCGGCCATGCCGCCGGTGCCGGAGCCGCAACTGACCAGCGCGCCAAAGTCGCTGTCGAACGTCTCGCGAAGCGCGGTCAAGATGCCCACCGCGCCGCAAGGAGAAAAGACCGCGCGACCGGCCGCGAAGGCCAAGTCTGACGGCAAACGCGCCGAGGCGAAGGGGATGCTCGAACTAAAGCCGGCGGTGGCGCTCAAGCCGATCGCGGCCGAGGAAGCGTCGGTCCCCGCGGCCCAGCCGCCGTTGGCCGCCGAGGCGCGTCCGTCGCTGACTTCGCTGGACGAGCCGGCTCTGCTGGAAGTTCAGCCATCGGCCCAACCGGCCAAGCGCCCTGGGCGGCAAGCGGTTCGCCCGGCCAAGCAGCGCTAAACCGCGCCGCGTGACAGCTCCGTGATTGCCGCCCCGGCCAGTCCCCGCGGACTAGCCGGGGTTTTTTCTTGCGCCGCGGAGTAAGATGAAGGGGTTGCTTCGCGCCATGAGCCGCGCCGCCATCGTTTTCGTGCAGCAGCCGCATGAGCACCGACTCGCCCACACTGCCGTTATCCGAGGACGAACGCCGCCAGGCGCAGCAGCGCAGCCTGTCGCACAGCGGGCCGCCGACCGAAGTGCGCGGCTACGTCCCCGAGCGGTTCCTGGGGGCCGGCGCCTATGGCGAAGTCTGGATGGCGATCGAGCAGAACACCCGCCGCCACGTGGCGATCAAGTTCTATTCCCACCGGGGTGGGCTCGACTGGTCTTTCTTGTCGCGCGAGGTCGAGAAGCTGGCTTTCCTGTCGGCCGATCGCTACGTGGTCCAATTGCTCGACGTCGGTTGGGACGCCGAGCCCCCGTATTACATCATGGAGTTCTGCGAGCATGGCTCGCTGGCCGACCGGCTGCGTGACGGGCCGGTGCCGGCCCAGGAAGCGATCGCGTTGTTTCGCGACCTGGCGGTGGGGCTGGTCCATGCCCACGGCAAGGGGATTTTGCATTGTGACCTGAAGCCGGCCAACGTGCTGTTGGACCAGGATATGCGTCCGCGATTGGCCGACTTTGGCCAGTCGCGCTTGTCGAATGAGCAGACGCCGGCGCTGGGAACCTTGTTCTTCATGGCGCCGGAGCAGGCCAGCCTGCACGCCGCGCCCGATGCGCGGTGGGACGTCTATGCGCTCGGCGCGCTGTTGTATTGTCTGTTGACCGGCGAGCCGCCGTACCGAAGCGCGGGGGCGGCCGAGCGCATCGCGACGGCGGGCCCGCTCGAATCGCAACTCAGCGAGTACGTCCGTCAGTTGTCGACGTCTCCGCGGCCGACCGCGCATCGGCACGTACCCGGCGTCGATCGCGAGCTGGCCGACATCATCGACCACTGCCTGACGATCGACCCGCGCCGGCGATTCGCCAACCCGCAAGCGGTGCTCGGGGCGCTCGACGCCCGGGCCACGCGGTTGGCTCGGCGGCCGTTGATGTGGCTGGGGGCGATTGGGCCGGCGCTGCTGCTGGTAATTGTGGCACTGTTCTTTTGGCGCGAGGCGACGACGGCGGTGGGCTTGTCGGAAACGACGCTGGTCGATCGAGCCTTGGAAGGGCAACGCTTCGCGTCGCGGCTGGCTGCCGAGAACGTGGCCCGGCAGATCGATCGCCGCTGGTATCGCTTGGAACACCTGGCGGCGGGCCCGAAGCTGGCGCGCTTGGTCAGCGAATCGGCCGGCCAAGCGCGCGACGGCGCGCCGCGCCAGCAACTGCAAAAGCTGATCGAGGCGACGCACGAGAACTCGTCTGACCTGGAAGCAAATATCT encodes the following:
- a CDS encoding protein kinase, which translates into the protein MSTDSPTLPLSEDERRQAQQRSLSHSGPPTEVRGYVPERFLGAGAYGEVWMAIEQNTRRHVAIKFYSHRGGLDWSFLSREVEKLAFLSADRYVVQLLDVGWDAEPPYYIMEFCEHGSLADRLRDGPVPAQEAIALFRDLAVGLVHAHGKGILHCDLKPANVLLDQDMRPRLADFGQSRLSNEQTPALGTLFFMAPEQASLHAAPDARWDVYALGALLYCLLTGEPPYRSAGAAERIATAGPLESQLSEYVRQLSTSPRPTAHRHVPGVDRELADIIDHCLTIDPRRRFANPQAVLGALDARATRLARRPLMWLGAIGPALLLVIVALFFWREATTAVGLSETTLVDRALEGQRFASRLAAENVARQIDRRWYRLEHLAAGPKLARLVSESAGQARDGAPRQQLQKLIEATHENSSDLEANIWFVMGADGTQLARSPLSTKTIDHNFAFRDYFHGQRRDLPPETRGLEPITYPHRSHIFNSRATGEREIAITVPIWNDPADPARRVVGVLGVQVELGDFAELPTETPGERNLVTVLVDLRGDDSRPPMRGQIIEHPFLERYRDQDQLPPRFYLTDGILARIETLRELSNRDGPRDLPQEADLSSLDDYLDPVGGDYAGRWLAAIEPVIIPARPAAFRDADMAVIVQERLEAAIEPAHVLGYDMAMTSLWAFGTALLAMSALWFFVMFVLNQSPRGKLNRRLARWWYGSQAPIIAPGGTVATGTSQEESG